In Deinococcus sedimenti, a single genomic region encodes these proteins:
- a CDS encoding cobalamin B12-binding domain-containing protein — protein MEDRRIRVLIAKPGMDGHDRGAKVVARALRDAGMEVIYTGLRQTAEMIVNAAVQEDVDAIGLSVLSGAHMHYFREVMGLLREKGAEDIIVFGGGIIPDQDLPTLQELGVGRVFTPGASTEDAATYLRGAVQARWQAQGEA, from the coding sequence ATGGAAGACCGCCGAATTCGAGTGCTGATCGCCAAACCCGGCATGGACGGCCATGACCGGGGCGCGAAGGTCGTGGCGCGCGCCCTGCGCGACGCGGGCATGGAAGTCATCTACACCGGCCTGCGCCAGACCGCCGAGATGATCGTGAACGCCGCCGTGCAGGAGGACGTGGACGCCATCGGCCTGAGCGTCCTGTCCGGCGCGCACATGCACTACTTCCGCGAGGTCATGGGCCTGCTGCGCGAAAAGGGCGCCGAGGACATCATCGTGTTCGGGGGCGGCATCATTCCCGATCAGGACCTGCCCACCCTGCAGGAACTGGGCGTGGGCCGCGTGTTCACGCCGGGCGCGAGCACCGAGGACGCCGCGACGTACCTGCGCGGCGCCGTGCAGGCCCGCTGGCAGGCGCAGGGCGAGGCGTGA
- a CDS encoding alpha-amylase family glycosyl hydrolase → MNGSSQPVSAQAISGTNIDAWRQQVIYLVMPDRFSNGTTSNDGLGQPNCFDPASPTKFHGGDIQGLRNKLGYIRDLGATAVWTTPVYKQVGIVNGNSCGYHGYWPDYTNPNDTAIEPKFGTSADLTGLISDLKAGGQKYMMDMVVNHAGYGARIVSQNPSWFHSNCTGDEIVCPLAGLPDFRQEDSTVATYLTNLSKTWVTNYAVDAIRMDTVKHVPNSYWQNSWVPGVLAARPNTFLLGEAFLSGSAAQLKPFLDAGFDSTFNFPLRQALVDSVGKAGSLDRVASSMQDTLGTLGLDRTLLQVNLLDNHDVPRFVNEPGSAVAETEIRARYGNAMGLLMTLPGIPQVYYGNELGMYGGNDPDNRRDMPAWAWTDTGRNATQANFVAGGGNPKVTYDLTKKLIGIRKGNEALWKGNYAEMWRPNGGQNVYAFYRGSGANRVVVVVNTSGSAATVNLDIQGNAGISATDKSALSNGTVFNDLLAEGAPSSATVASGKLPVTIGAGKMGIYRAGATGTGGTGGTGGAAVQVTFQVSASTYFGQDVYLVGDRAELGAWNTASAMAMTPSGCSGSTCTWKTTVSLPPSVAAQFKFIKKPGDSGASVTWEGGNNRTLTTPATGSTTYNGGTWQ, encoded by the coding sequence ATGAATGGCAGCTCACAGCCTGTCAGCGCCCAGGCCATCAGTGGCACGAACATCGACGCCTGGCGGCAGCAGGTGATCTACCTCGTCATGCCCGACCGTTTCTCGAATGGAACTACTTCCAACGACGGTCTGGGCCAGCCCAACTGCTTTGACCCCGCCAGCCCCACCAAATTCCACGGCGGCGACATTCAGGGCCTGCGCAACAAACTCGGGTACATCCGCGACCTGGGCGCCACCGCCGTCTGGACCACACCCGTGTACAAGCAGGTCGGGATCGTCAACGGGAACTCCTGCGGGTACCACGGCTACTGGCCCGACTACACCAACCCCAACGACACCGCCATCGAACCCAAGTTCGGCACGAGCGCCGACCTCACCGGCCTGATCAGCGACCTGAAGGCCGGCGGGCAGAAATACATGATGGACATGGTCGTCAACCACGCCGGGTACGGCGCGCGGATCGTCAGCCAGAACCCCTCCTGGTTCCACAGCAACTGCACCGGCGACGAGATCGTCTGCCCGCTGGCAGGCCTGCCGGACTTCCGCCAGGAGGACAGCACGGTCGCCACGTACCTGACCAACCTGTCCAAGACCTGGGTCACGAACTACGCCGTGGACGCCATCCGCATGGACACGGTCAAGCACGTCCCCAACAGCTACTGGCAGAACTCCTGGGTGCCCGGCGTCCTCGCCGCGCGGCCCAACACGTTCCTGCTGGGCGAGGCGTTCCTGTCCGGCAGCGCCGCGCAGCTCAAGCCGTTCCTCGACGCCGGTTTCGACTCGACGTTCAACTTCCCGCTGCGGCAGGCGCTCGTGGACTCGGTCGGGAAGGCCGGGAGCCTCGACCGGGTCGCCAGCAGCATGCAGGACACCCTGGGCACCCTGGGCCTGGACCGCACGCTGCTGCAGGTGAACCTGCTGGACAACCACGACGTGCCGCGCTTCGTGAACGAACCCGGCAGCGCCGTCGCCGAGACCGAGATCCGCGCCCGCTACGGGAACGCCATGGGCCTCCTGATGACCCTGCCCGGCATCCCGCAGGTGTACTACGGGAACGAACTCGGCATGTACGGCGGCAACGACCCCGACAACCGCCGCGACATGCCCGCCTGGGCCTGGACGGACACCGGCCGCAACGCCACCCAGGCGAACTTCGTGGCGGGCGGCGGCAACCCGAAGGTCACGTACGACCTGACGAAGAAACTCATCGGCATCCGCAAAGGCAACGAGGCCCTGTGGAAGGGCAACTACGCCGAGATGTGGCGCCCCAACGGCGGGCAGAACGTGTACGCCTTCTACCGCGGCAGCGGCGCCAACCGCGTCGTGGTCGTCGTGAACACCTCCGGCAGCGCCGCGACCGTGAACCTCGACATTCAGGGCAACGCGGGCATCAGCGCGACCGACAAGAGCGCCCTGAGCAACGGCACCGTCTTCAACGACCTGCTCGCCGAGGGGGCACCCAGCAGCGCGACCGTCGCCAGCGGCAAACTGCCCGTCACGATCGGCGCCGGGAAAATGGGTATCTACCGCGCCGGGGCGACCGGCACCGGCGGCACCGGCGGCACGGGCGGCGCGGCCGTGCAGGTCACCTTCCAGGTCAGCGCCAGCACGTACTTCGGGCAGGACGTGTACCTCGTCGGGGACCGCGCGGAACTGGGCGCGTGGAACACCGCCTCCGCCATGGCGATGACGCCCAGCGGCTGCTCGGGCAGCACCTGCACCTGGAAGACCACCGTCAGCCTGCCGCCCAGCGTCGCCGCGCAGTTCAAGTTCATCAAGAAACCCGGCGACAGCGGCGCCAGCGTCACCTGGGAAGGCGGCAACAACCGCACCCTGACCACGCCCGCCACGGGCAGCACCACCTACAACGGCGGCACCTGGCAGTAA
- a CDS encoding META domain-containing protein, with protein sequence MSALLTTLTLAALAAAPTPAVSSNPVTAPSVTWTLDTLQPTGRAVITPGARLTRPTLRLTGSGAALTVTGSTGCSPLTGQAALKGQALVLRGVQGGTSDRCTDAALSLREDYLRLLNTTTRYDLSGDTLILSGGAGRLTFTRTGGAMTQTPTDSLDGTWQMRVTPGPAGPERGQAALRFTFNGLKVTVAGLTGCNTVTASGALVGPQVVLGPVMSTRRMCPGTAGVSENRLLGLLRAPLTTERQGAALVLRGQSGQLTLTRVPAPAPTGSVTPDPAATYTLTRLNGQPAPQTLRPVTLTFKDGRLGGSDGCNSVGGAYVIRAGRVELGGGLTSTRMACADQPDLGFQSFFEQRPTLSVQGSTLILKTAEDTWEFQAR encoded by the coding sequence ATGAGCGCCCTGCTGACCACCCTGACCCTCGCGGCCCTGGCCGCCGCCCCAACCCCGGCCGTGAGTTCCAACCCGGTCACCGCGCCCAGTGTGACGTGGACGCTCGACACCCTGCAGCCCACCGGCCGCGCCGTGATCACGCCGGGCGCCCGCCTGACCCGCCCCACCCTGCGTCTGACCGGCAGTGGCGCCGCGCTGACCGTCACGGGGAGCACCGGCTGCAGTCCCCTGACCGGTCAGGCCGCCCTGAAGGGTCAGGCGCTGGTCCTGCGCGGCGTGCAGGGCGGTACCAGCGACCGCTGCACTGACGCCGCGCTGAGTCTGCGCGAGGATTACCTGCGCCTCCTGAACACCACCACCCGCTACGACCTGAGCGGCGACACCCTGATCCTCAGTGGCGGGGCGGGCCGCCTGACCTTCACCCGCACCGGAGGCGCGATGACCCAGACCCCCACCGACTCCCTGGACGGCACCTGGCAGATGCGCGTCACGCCCGGCCCGGCCGGACCGGAACGCGGGCAGGCGGCGCTGCGCTTCACGTTCAACGGGTTGAAGGTGACGGTCGCGGGCCTGACCGGCTGCAACACCGTGACCGCTTCGGGCGCGCTGGTGGGGCCGCAGGTCGTGCTGGGTCCGGTGATGTCCACCCGCCGCATGTGCCCCGGCACGGCAGGCGTGTCCGAGAACCGCCTGCTGGGCCTGCTGCGCGCCCCCCTGACCACCGAGCGGCAGGGCGCCGCACTCGTCCTGCGCGGCCAGAGCGGGCAGCTCACCCTGACCCGCGTGCCTGCCCCCGCGCCCACGGGCAGCGTGACGCCCGACCCGGCGGCGACGTACACCCTGACGCGCCTGAACGGGCAGCCCGCCCCGCAGACCCTGCGGCCGGTCACGCTGACCTTCAAGGACGGGCGGCTGGGCGGCAGTGACGGCTGCAACAGCGTGGGCGGCGCGTACGTGATCCGCGCGGGCCGCGTGGAACTGGGCGGCGGGCTGACCAGCACGCGGATGGCCTGCGCGGACCAGCCGGACCTGGGCTTCCAGTCGTTCTTCGAGCAGCGCCCCACCCTGAGCGTGCAGGGCAGCACCCTGATCCTGAAGACGGCCGAGGACACCTGGGAATTCCAGGCCCGCTGA
- a CDS encoding N-6 DNA methylase codes for MPSTFLRTYLSELAQIRSQGVAETSFYPPLDKLLNAVGQTLPTPVIHITHPKGKGAGLPDGGFFTPEQLKGEPNTQALTPSRGVCEVKGTGANLATLLKSAQVMKYLERYGQVLATNLYSFAVVELAQEGGKQVVRLIEQYDLADSEEAFWQQAANPQAVSDLQAERFIEFLRRALMRRASLSRPVDLALFLASYAKEARLRLEVSGTAELSGLRNALEELLGVSFRTDQGEHFFRATLVQTLFYGLFSAWVIHHEAGNTAPFNWRGAAFDLHLRVLQRLFSEVAKPAAMRSMNLVGVMDQAQEVLDRVNREAFFARFSGAHAVQYFYEPFLAAYDPELREQFGVWYTPDEVVTYMVEQVDRALRDDLGLPLGLASEEVVILDPCTGTGTYILKVLERIQRTLEEEGQLDAFSGQDLKNIALKRIFGFELMPAPFVVAHMRLNMQLKKFGFELSEDERLGVYLTNALTGYEDKGSPDLAHFGEFLSEWQESSHVKQKEPVLVVIGNPPYSSYAGIGVREERELGDAYRDSRQRAQACGSWSERPVRAVLPHG; via the coding sequence GTGCCCTCAACCTTCCTCCGCACGTACCTGTCTGAGCTCGCACAGATCCGCAGCCAGGGCGTTGCCGAAACCTCGTTCTACCCACCACTCGACAAGCTCTTGAATGCCGTTGGGCAAACCCTGCCCACGCCCGTCATTCACATCACCCACCCCAAAGGCAAAGGCGCAGGCCTCCCTGACGGGGGATTTTTTACGCCTGAACAGCTCAAAGGCGAGCCGAACACGCAGGCGCTCACGCCGTCCCGTGGCGTCTGCGAAGTCAAAGGCACTGGAGCGAATCTCGCCACCCTCCTGAAGTCCGCTCAGGTCATGAAATACCTGGAGAGGTACGGGCAAGTCCTGGCGACCAACCTGTACAGCTTTGCGGTAGTCGAACTGGCCCAGGAAGGCGGCAAGCAGGTCGTGCGCCTGATTGAGCAGTACGACCTCGCGGACAGTGAAGAGGCGTTCTGGCAGCAGGCAGCGAATCCGCAGGCGGTCAGCGACCTGCAGGCAGAGCGCTTCATCGAGTTCCTGAGGCGTGCGCTGATGCGTCGCGCCTCGCTGTCCAGGCCCGTAGACCTGGCATTATTCCTGGCCTCCTACGCAAAGGAAGCGCGGTTAAGGCTGGAAGTGAGCGGAACGGCTGAGCTGTCAGGACTGCGAAACGCTCTTGAGGAACTGCTGGGCGTGAGCTTCCGCACCGATCAAGGCGAGCACTTCTTCAGGGCAACCCTCGTCCAGACGCTCTTTTATGGCCTCTTCAGCGCCTGGGTTATCCACCATGAGGCTGGAAATACTGCCCCGTTCAACTGGAGAGGTGCGGCCTTCGACCTGCACCTGCGCGTGCTTCAGCGGCTGTTCAGTGAGGTTGCCAAACCTGCAGCCATGCGGAGCATGAACCTTGTCGGGGTGATGGATCAGGCGCAAGAGGTGCTGGATCGCGTGAACCGTGAGGCGTTCTTCGCGCGGTTCAGTGGCGCTCATGCCGTCCAGTACTTCTACGAGCCTTTCCTGGCGGCGTATGACCCAGAATTGCGAGAGCAGTTCGGCGTCTGGTACACCCCTGATGAGGTCGTGACCTACATGGTCGAGCAGGTAGACCGCGCCCTGAGAGATGATCTGGGCCTACCTCTGGGACTGGCTTCAGAGGAAGTCGTGATTCTTGACCCCTGCACGGGCACGGGCACCTACATTCTCAAAGTGCTGGAGCGCATCCAGCGCACCCTTGAGGAAGAGGGGCAACTGGACGCGTTCAGTGGGCAGGATCTGAAAAACATCGCCCTGAAGCGCATTTTCGGCTTTGAGCTGATGCCCGCGCCGTTCGTGGTGGCACACATGCGCCTCAACATGCAGCTGAAGAAATTCGGCTTTGAGCTGAGCGAGGACGAACGCCTAGGCGTATACCTCACGAATGCCCTGACGGGGTACGAGGATAAGGGCAGCCCTGACCTCGCACACTTCGGGGAATTCCTCAGTGAATGGCAGGAGTCCAGCCACGTCAAACAGAAAGAGCCCGTGCTGGTCGTGATCGGCAACCCGCCCTATTCCAGCTATGCAGGAATCGGGGTTAGAGAAGAAAGGGAGCTGGGCGACGCCTACCGCGATAGTCGCCAACGTGCCCAAGCCTGTGGGTCATGGTCTGAACGACCTGTACGTGCGGTTCTTCCGCATGGCTGA
- a CDS encoding molybdopterin-dependent oxidoreductase translates to MTPLHFARAALSVLFLHSATAQTWGAPASWKPFTYARPAQATPVRKPGERIMLELDGTAGTLKLTLRQLQAMPAVRYATPHRQLKQTYTYQGVTLRDLAARGGFAGRDLRVYASNGYFTTIRASDYMTDPIMLAYSADGKAITAQQKGPLTVVLPAQPERYHGPDYGAAWVWYVERIAPLR, encoded by the coding sequence GTGACCCCGCTGCATTTCGCCCGCGCGGCCCTGAGCGTCCTGTTTCTCCATTCCGCCACCGCACAGACCTGGGGCGCCCCTGCCAGCTGGAAACCGTTCACGTACGCCCGCCCTGCGCAGGCCACTCCCGTCCGCAAGCCCGGCGAGCGGATCATGCTGGAACTCGACGGCACGGCCGGCACCCTGAAACTGACCCTGCGGCAGCTGCAGGCCATGCCCGCCGTGCGCTACGCCACGCCGCACCGCCAATTGAAACAGACCTACACCTACCAGGGCGTCACGCTGCGCGACCTCGCCGCGCGGGGCGGCTTCGCAGGCAGGGACCTGCGCGTGTACGCCAGCAACGGGTACTTCACGACCATCCGCGCCAGCGACTACATGACCGACCCGATCATGCTGGCCTACAGCGCCGACGGCAAGGCCATCACCGCGCAGCAGAAGGGCCCGCTGACCGTCGTGCTGCCCGCGCAGCCCGAGCGGTACCACGGACCCGACTACGGCGCGGCCTGGGTGTGGTACGTCGAGCGGATCGCGCCACTGAGATGA
- a CDS encoding MFS transporter: MSDAARPAALSGAARLAPLYAAQALATGATTVSTVLASLIMSGLGSEALSGLPSTLISAAAATSAGLFGALMLRRGRRTGLSVAFALGTAGALVGFLGARAGVTPLFLLGAMMMGAAQGGYQQARYAAAESVPEARRGTALGALMLMSVLGSFVMTGFSHPIERLGTALGATPEVTGWLVGGALLGVAALLILSWHPLSGPAAAKRERLSLAEAFRIPGVKSTALAVATAQGLMVTLMSLTPLRAHHMGLDHASIAALISGHILGMFGFGWLTGPLIDRLGLRFGYVSGALLLSAAALSALNGGQAWLAVSMFLLGLGWNLAFVAGSKALTRFPAAQGVTDALGYVAAGLGTLLGGAVIAQAGFPALAITCAVLAALPLVSAWRARPARA, encoded by the coding sequence GTGAGTGACGCCGCCCGCCCCGCCGCGCTGAGCGGGGCCGCGCGGCTGGCGCCGCTGTACGCCGCGCAGGCGCTGGCGACCGGCGCGACCACCGTCAGCACGGTCCTGGCGAGCCTGATCATGTCGGGCCTGGGCAGCGAGGCGCTGTCCGGGCTGCCGAGCACGCTGATCTCGGCGGCCGCCGCGACGTCGGCGGGGCTGTTCGGGGCGTTGATGCTCCGCCGGGGCCGCCGCACGGGCCTGAGCGTGGCGTTCGCGCTGGGGACTGCCGGGGCGCTGGTGGGCTTCCTGGGTGCCCGCGCGGGGGTCACGCCGCTGTTCCTGCTGGGGGCCATGATGATGGGCGCCGCGCAGGGCGGGTACCAGCAGGCCCGTTACGCCGCCGCCGAGAGCGTCCCCGAGGCGCGGCGCGGCACGGCGCTGGGCGCGCTGATGCTCATGAGCGTGCTGGGGTCGTTCGTGATGACCGGCTTCTCGCACCCCATCGAGCGGCTGGGGACGGCGCTGGGGGCCACGCCGGAGGTCACGGGCTGGCTGGTGGGGGGCGCGCTGCTGGGCGTGGCGGCGCTGCTGATCCTGTCCTGGCATCCCCTGAGCGGCCCGGCCGCCGCGAAACGCGAACGGCTGTCCCTGGCGGAGGCGTTCCGGATTCCCGGCGTGAAATCCACGGCGCTGGCGGTGGCGACCGCGCAGGGCCTGATGGTCACCCTGATGAGCCTCACGCCGCTGCGCGCGCACCACATGGGCCTGGATCACGCGTCGATCGCCGCGCTGATCAGCGGGCACATCCTGGGCATGTTCGGCTTCGGCTGGCTGACCGGGCCGCTGATCGACCGGCTGGGCCTGCGCTTCGGGTACGTGAGCGGCGCGCTGCTGCTGTCGGCGGCGGCCCTGAGCGCCCTGAATGGCGGTCAGGCGTGGCTGGCGGTCAGCATGTTCCTGCTGGGCCTCGGCTGGAACCTGGCGTTCGTGGCGGGCAGCAAGGCCCTGACGCGCTTCCCGGCGGCACAGGGCGTCACCGACGCGCTGGGGTACGTCGCCGCCGGGCTGGGCACCCTGCTGGGCGGCGCGGTGATCGCGCAGGCGGGCTTCCCGGCGCTGGCGATCACCTGCGCGGTCCTGGCGGCCCTGCCGCTGGTCAGCGCGTGGCGCGCCCGACCCGCACGCGCATAA
- a CDS encoding sensor histidine kinase: MTTPTQRRTLLRELLLALLPLLATVTLLALATQPAYRALLNNGTGTRPYAYQGLVQDLLIYRANLLDPAVTPQERQDSYEQVLGSARNRAQFAYLTELEARDEFRLAAVQRGLEARTAEGLRQATDEAFALNNLARDLGTAQSGAYVQALHDLSRALIGSALFSGLLSLTLILRALLLWRADRLRAQQREERQRDALNLASHEMRRPLQALLLAADALRAAPDEGLRQRLLTQIEDSAAQLASRADLTRLNDLYMDVTLHVQPVDLGELVRRFSSGRVHVSAPALPLVWSVDANRVRQMLENLVENAVKYTQDVVELTLDAPSGTPRVQVRDHGPGMSDDLRGRVFLPYERGPQSLGPGSGLGLPLVRRYARAHGGDVMITHAPGGGLLITLTFGQATAHVSAPPVKGKLTPG; this comes from the coding sequence ATGACGACCCCGACCCAGCGCCGCACCCTGCTGCGTGAACTGCTGCTGGCCCTGCTGCCCCTGCTGGCCACCGTCACGCTGCTGGCCCTGGCCACCCAGCCCGCCTACCGCGCGCTGCTGAACAACGGCACCGGCACGCGCCCGTACGCCTACCAGGGCCTGGTGCAGGACCTGCTGATCTACCGCGCCAATCTGCTGGACCCAGCCGTCACGCCGCAGGAACGGCAGGACAGCTACGAGCAGGTGCTCGGCAGCGCCCGCAACCGCGCGCAGTTCGCGTACCTGACTGAACTCGAAGCGCGGGACGAGTTCCGGCTCGCCGCCGTGCAGCGAGGCCTGGAAGCCAGGACGGCTGAGGGGCTCAGGCAGGCCACGGACGAGGCGTTCGCGCTGAACAACCTCGCGCGGGATCTCGGAACGGCGCAGTCCGGGGCGTACGTGCAGGCCCTGCACGACCTGAGCCGCGCCCTGATCGGCAGCGCTCTCTTCTCGGGCCTGCTGAGCCTGACGCTGATCCTGCGGGCGCTGCTGCTCTGGCGCGCCGATCGTCTGCGGGCCCAGCAGCGTGAGGAGCGGCAGCGTGACGCCCTGAATCTGGCCAGTCACGAGATGCGCCGCCCCCTCCAGGCGCTGCTGCTGGCCGCCGACGCGCTGCGCGCCGCGCCGGACGAGGGCCTGCGCCAGCGGCTCCTGACGCAGATCGAGGACAGCGCCGCGCAGCTGGCCAGCCGCGCCGACCTGACGCGCCTGAACGACCTGTACATGGACGTCACCCTGCACGTCCAGCCTGTTGACCTGGGTGAACTCGTGCGGCGCTTCTCCTCAGGCCGGGTGCATGTCAGTGCGCCCGCACTGCCGCTGGTGTGGTCCGTGGACGCCAACCGCGTGCGCCAGATGCTGGAGAACCTCGTGGAGAACGCCGTGAAGTACACGCAGGACGTGGTCGAGCTGACCCTGGACGCCCCGTCAGGCACACCCCGCGTGCAGGTGCGGGATCACGGCCCGGGCATGAGTGACGACCTGCGCGGCCGGGTGTTCCTGCCGTACGAACGCGGTCCGCAGAGTCTCGGGCCGGGTAGCGGACTGGGTCTGCCCCTGGTGCGCCGGTACGCGCGGGCCCACGGAGGGGACGTGATGATCACGCACGCGCCGGGCGGCGGACTGCTGATCACCCTGACGTTCGGTCAGGCCACGGCACACGTCTCGGCCCCACCCGTGAAGGGCAAGCTGACGCCGGGCTGA
- a CDS encoding tyrosine-type recombinase/integrase → MQLDTIRQEYEFDCLNRGHSSNTMRAYRTALRQFLEFTHKHDVEFAADLTTPVVRAFAAECMQTLSPAGAHARLRVLRSFLNWATEEGYFAKSPMARVPLPRLKQKMLDAVSAQDMKKLILAAQNSPSPIKLQALLAVLYDTGLRVSELWNLELRDILPTQCLMIREGKGGKDRIVPISRPTLKLIHRYIRDERPESSLSNLFLVDEYSSYSNVSIYKLLERLCKRAKVKRYSPHAFRRGFAVNYIRNGGDQFTLMRVLGHTTITMTNRYAMLNISDVQDVHRRVSPFASLK, encoded by the coding sequence ATGCAACTGGACACCATCCGCCAAGAGTACGAATTCGACTGCCTCAACCGTGGTCACTCCAGCAACACCATGCGGGCCTACCGCACCGCACTACGGCAGTTTCTGGAGTTCACTCACAAGCACGACGTTGAGTTTGCCGCCGACCTCACGACGCCCGTGGTCAGGGCTTTTGCTGCAGAGTGCATGCAAACCCTCTCCCCCGCTGGAGCACATGCCCGATTGCGCGTCCTGCGCTCATTCCTCAACTGGGCGACCGAAGAAGGTTACTTCGCCAAAAGCCCAATGGCGCGGGTGCCGCTGCCGAGGCTGAAGCAGAAAATGCTCGATGCCGTATCCGCCCAAGACATGAAAAAACTCATTCTCGCGGCACAAAACAGCCCGTCCCCGATCAAGCTGCAGGCACTCCTAGCCGTCCTGTATGACACTGGCCTGCGAGTCTCCGAGCTGTGGAACCTGGAATTACGAGACATACTGCCAACACAATGCTTGATGATTCGAGAAGGCAAAGGCGGGAAAGACCGAATCGTGCCCATTTCACGGCCAACACTTAAATTAATCCATCGATACATAAGGGATGAACGACCAGAAAGTTCTTTGTCTAATCTATTTCTAGTTGATGAGTATAGTTCTTATTCCAACGTAAGCATATATAAGCTTCTAGAGCGCCTTTGCAAACGCGCGAAGGTCAAAAGGTACAGCCCTCACGCATTCAGGCGCGGTTTCGCCGTTAATTACATAAGAAATGGCGGAGATCAATTTACTTTAATGCGAGTATTGGGACATACTACAATTACTATGACAAACAGGTATGCAATGCTAAACATTAGCGATGTTCAGGATGTTCATAGGCGGGTTAGTCCATTCGCTTCACTTAAATAG
- a CDS encoding DUF4384 domain-containing protein, whose amino-acid sequence MNAKLSLTLLSAALGLGAPALAAPTLSAQSIIVNPVQTDLNVKVWTDRDSSGASTPAYRPGEKIRLFTSVNQDAYVYLFNVDPQGQVDLILPNRYQGGANFLKANTVKAFPSAGDPFTFDIAAPYGVNKVLALASRSPLNLDQIATFKSQNSFASVTVSGQQGLAQALSIVVTPVPQNSWVTDTAFYAVAAPAAAAPLRTAPVAAQPAPTPRTAQALSVTVQPKAPASPWGSAREWSTVVANQADLRALHDRYAAFLRAEGYTLTELKSKSSEVTSEYRRANGGKAELKVKRKGNRVEVKVERK is encoded by the coding sequence ATGAACGCGAAACTTTCCCTGACTCTTCTGAGCGCCGCGCTGGGGCTGGGTGCGCCCGCGCTGGCCGCCCCGACCCTGAGTGCCCAGAGCATCATCGTGAATCCCGTGCAGACGGACCTGAACGTGAAGGTCTGGACGGACCGTGACAGCAGCGGCGCCAGCACGCCCGCGTACCGCCCTGGCGAGAAGATCCGGCTGTTCACCAGCGTGAATCAGGACGCGTACGTGTACCTGTTCAACGTGGACCCGCAGGGGCAGGTGGACCTGATTCTGCCCAACCGCTATCAGGGGGGCGCGAACTTCCTGAAGGCGAACACCGTCAAGGCGTTCCCGAGCGCCGGTGATCCGTTCACGTTCGACATTGCCGCCCCGTACGGCGTGAACAAGGTGCTGGCCCTGGCGAGCCGCTCGCCGCTGAACCTGGATCAGATCGCCACGTTCAAGTCGCAGAACAGCTTCGCTTCGGTGACGGTGTCCGGGCAGCAGGGGCTGGCGCAGGCGCTGAGCATCGTGGTGACGCCCGTCCCGCAGAACAGCTGGGTGACGGACACGGCGTTCTACGCGGTGGCCGCCCCGGCAGCGGCGGCTCCGCTGCGCACCGCTCCGGTGGCCGCGCAGCCGGCGCCGACTCCCCGGACTGCTCAGGCGCTGTCAGTGACGGTGCAGCCCAAAGCCCCGGCCAGTCCGTGGGGTTCAGCGCGTGAGTGGAGCACGGTGGTTGCCAATCAGGCGGATCTGCGGGCCCTGCATGACCGCTACGCGGCGTTCCTGCGCGCCGAGGGCTACACCCTGACGGAACTGAAGAGCAAATCCAGCGAGGTCACGAGTGAGTACCGCCGGGCGAACGGCGGGAAGGCGGAACTGAAGGTGAAGCGCAAGGGCAACCGCGTGGAAGTGAAGGTCGAACGCAAGTAA